A genomic segment from Clostridium pasteurianum BC1 encodes:
- the rplR gene encoding 50S ribosomal protein L18, producing the protein MFKKQDRSEARNKRHRRVRKKIFGTTERPRLAVFRSEKNIYAQLIDDIAGNTIVAASTKDKDFSSKAGSNKEAARLVGEIIGKKAVEKGIKEVVFDRGGFVYHGRIQELAEGARTAGLEF; encoded by the coding sequence ATGTTTAAAAAGCAGGATAGAAGCGAAGCTAGAAATAAACGTCATAGGAGAGTACGTAAAAAGATTTTTGGTACTACTGAAAGACCAAGACTTGCAGTTTTCAGAAGTGAAAAAAACATATATGCTCAATTAATTGATGATATAGCAGGAAATACTATTGTTGCAGCTTCAACTAAGGATAAAGATTTTTCGTCTAAAGCAGGAAGCAATAAAGAGGCAGCAAGGCTTGTTGGTGAAATCATTGGAAAGAAAGCTGTAGAAAAAGGTATAAAAGAAGTAGTTTTTGATAGAGGCGGATTTGTATATCACGGAAGAATACAGGAACTTGCTGAAGGTGCAAGGACTGCCGGTTTAGAATTCTAG
- the rplO gene encoding 50S ribosomal protein L15, with amino-acid sequence MKLHELKPAAGSRKAPKRIGRGTGSGLGRNAGKGEKGQKARSGGGVRPGFEGGQMPLYRRLPKRGFTNIFAKDIVSINVDRLNIFDDGSEVTIEVLLEKGIIGKVNDGVKILGNGELTKKLTVKVNKFSKVAAEKIEAAGGKVEVI; translated from the coding sequence ATGAAACTTCATGAATTAAAACCAGCAGCAGGTTCTAGAAAAGCACCTAAAAGAATTGGTAGAGGTACTGGTTCTGGTCTTGGAAGAAATGCTGGTAAAGGTGAGAAAGGCCAAAAAGCAAGATCTGGTGGTGGTGTAAGACCTGGATTTGAGGGTGGTCAAATGCCATTATATAGAAGATTGCCTAAAAGAGGATTTACAAACATATTTGCTAAAGATATAGTTAGTATAAATGTAGATAGATTAAATATATTTGATGATGGATCAGAAGTGACAATAGAAGTGCTACTTGAAAAAGGAATAATAGGAAAAGTTAATGATGGAGTTAAGATACTTGGCAACGGAGAACTTACAAAAAAATTAACTGTTAAAGTAAATAAATTTTCAAAAGTAGCAGCTGAGAAGATTGAAGCAGCTGGAGGAAAAGTAGAGGTGATATAG
- a CDS encoding KOW domain-containing RNA-binding protein, producing the protein MNKDCLGTVVYSKAGRDVDRKFIIMDIIDKEYVYICDGDLRKVEKPKKKKIRHLMFTETVAKDIKQCLMSNVEVSNSQIKRFLQSLCTNKEV; encoded by the coding sequence ATGAATAAGGATTGTTTGGGTACAGTTGTGTATTCAAAGGCTGGTAGAGATGTAGATAGGAAATTTATTATTATGGATATAATAGATAAAGAATATGTTTATATTTGTGATGGTGATTTAAGAAAAGTTGAAAAGCCTAAAAAGAAAAAGATCAGACATTTAATGTTTACCGAAACAGTTGCGAAGGATATTAAGCAGTGTTTAATGTCTAATGTGGAAGTAAGTAATTCACAAATAAAAAGGTTTCTGCAGTCACTATGCACTAATAAGGAGGTTTGA
- the rpmD gene encoding 50S ribosomal protein L30, whose amino-acid sequence MAKLSITLQKSLIGRKKDHIATVNALGLRKIGKKVEKEDTPQIRGMINKVIYLLKVEEV is encoded by the coding sequence ATGGCTAAACTTTCAATAACATTACAAAAGAGTTTAATTGGTAGAAAAAAGGATCATATAGCTACTGTTAATGCTCTTGGACTACGTAAAATAGGTAAAAAAGTTGAAAAAGAAGATACTCCTCAAATAAGAGGTATGATAAACAAAGTTATTTATCTTTTAAAAGTGGAAGAAGTTTAA
- the rpsE gene encoding 30S ribosomal protein S5, whose protein sequence is MRIDPSTLELKEKVVFINRVAKVVKGGRNFRFSVLVVVGDENGHVGVGTGKSVEIPEAIRKGIEDAKKNIVHVAMVGTTVPHTIEGIFGTGKVLIMPATEGTGVIAGGPSRAVLELAGLKDVRAKSLGTNNARNVVNATINGLSRLRTVEDIAELRGKSIEEILG, encoded by the coding sequence ATGAGGATAGATCCTAGTACATTAGAACTTAAAGAAAAAGTTGTATTCATTAATAGAGTTGCTAAGGTTGTAAAAGGCGGAAGAAATTTTAGATTCAGCGTATTAGTAGTAGTTGGAGATGAAAATGGTCACGTAGGAGTAGGAACAGGTAAGTCTGTTGAAATACCTGAAGCTATAAGAAAAGGAATTGAAGACGCTAAGAAAAACATTGTTCATGTAGCAATGGTTGGAACTACAGTCCCTCATACTATTGAAGGTATATTTGGAACTGGTAAAGTTCTTATAATGCCAGCTACTGAAGGTACAGGAGTTATAGCTGGAGGACCATCAAGAGCAGTCCTTGAACTTGCTGGATTAAAAGATGTTAGAGCTAAGTCATTAGGAACTAATAATGCAAGAAACGTAGTAAATGCTACAATAAATGGGTTATCAAGACTAAGAACTGTAGAAGATATTGCAGAGCTTAGAGGAAAATCTATTGAAGAAATATTAGGATAG
- a CDS encoding adenylate kinase: MNIILLGPPGAGKGTQAKQISDKYNIPHISTGDIFRKNISEKTELGVKAQGYIDKGLLVPDELTIDIVKDRLSNVDCKNGFLLDGFPRTVKQAEALDLFLEDKEHKIDYALLIKVPESSILERMTGRRVCSKCGASYHIKFNPSKVAGKCDICGSDIIQRKDDSEETVQERLDVYSRQTEPLIDYYTSAKILCAVDGTQDIDVVFENVCDILGR, encoded by the coding sequence ATGAACATTATACTATTAGGTCCTCCAGGAGCAGGAAAAGGAACTCAAGCAAAACAAATAAGTGATAAATACAATATTCCCCATATATCAACTGGTGATATCTTCAGAAAGAACATATCAGAAAAGACAGAACTTGGAGTAAAAGCTCAAGGATATATTGATAAGGGATTATTGGTACCTGACGAATTAACAATAGATATTGTTAAAGATAGATTAAGTAATGTTGATTGTAAAAATGGATTTTTACTTGATGGATTTCCGAGAACTGTAAAACAGGCAGAAGCTTTAGATTTATTTCTTGAGGATAAAGAACATAAAATTGATTATGCTCTCCTGATTAAAGTTCCTGAATCCAGTATACTTGAAAGAATGACTGGAAGAAGAGTATGCTCAAAATGTGGTGCTAGTTATCATATTAAATTTAATCCATCTAAAGTGGCAGGAAAATGTGATATTTGCGGCAGCGATATAATTCAGAGAAAAGATGATAGTGAAGAAACTGTTCAGGAAAGACTTGATGTTTACAGCAGACAGACTGAACCGTTAATAGATTATTATACTTCTGCAAAAATACTCTGTGCTGTTGACGGTACGCAAGATATAGATGTTGTATTTGAAAATGTTTGTGATATCTTAGGGAGATAA
- the secY gene encoding preprotein translocase subunit SecY, whose protein sequence is MLSTLRNAWKTPDLRKRLLWTLVLVIIYRIGIHIPVPGVDTSKLASLSSQSGSLAGFYDLMSGGAFSSFSIFAMTVMPYINASIIIQLLTIAIPSLEQMQKEGEEGRKKIQKMTRYSSVFLAAFQTFAMYAIINSQGALRDTSKLNMALIALTLTTASVFLMWLGEQITVKGIGNGISLIMFVNIISRIPNMIYQVTTLQQTNTVDIVQIAVLVVIIVALFLAVIVACLAERRIPVQYAGKAVGGKALKGQSSHIPININASAIIAIIFAMSVMQFPVIIVQFWPNSWIYKSIVSGKYSMFRQNSWEYAVVSFIFIIFFTWFYTQITLKPDEMAENMHKSSGFVPGIRPGEPTARYIEKVLDKVSILWGVFAGVIAVAPMILESYTKFQGLYFSGTGLLIIVGVAIETMKAIEAQLVMKHYEGFLSE, encoded by the coding sequence ATGCTATCGACCTTACGTAATGCGTGGAAAACTCCGGATTTAAGAAAAAGATTGTTATGGACACTTGTTTTGGTTATAATTTATAGAATAGGTATACATATTCCTGTGCCTGGAGTTGATACATCAAAACTTGCTTCATTATCATCACAATCTGGCTCTTTAGCTGGATTTTATGATTTGATGTCAGGTGGTGCATTCAGTAGTTTTAGCATATTTGCTATGACTGTAATGCCATACATCAATGCATCAATTATTATACAGCTTTTGACAATTGCAATTCCTTCTCTTGAGCAAATGCAAAAGGAAGGTGAAGAAGGCAGAAAGAAAATACAAAAGATGACTAGATATAGTTCAGTATTTCTTGCTGCATTTCAAACTTTTGCAATGTATGCAATAATAAATAGCCAGGGAGCTCTCAGAGATACCTCAAAGCTTAACATGGCACTAATAGCTTTAACGTTGACAACAGCTTCTGTGTTTTTGATGTGGCTTGGAGAACAAATCACGGTTAAAGGAATAGGTAATGGAATTTCTTTAATAATGTTTGTAAATATTATTTCTAGAATTCCAAATATGATTTATCAAGTTACAACTTTGCAACAGACCAATACTGTTGATATTGTACAAATTGCTGTGTTAGTAGTAATAATTGTGGCATTGTTTTTAGCTGTTATAGTGGCATGTTTAGCTGAAAGGCGAATACCAGTTCAGTATGCAGGTAAAGCTGTTGGCGGCAAAGCGTTAAAAGGTCAATCATCTCATATTCCAATAAATATCAATGCTTCAGCCATTATTGCTATAATTTTTGCTATGTCAGTTATGCAATTTCCGGTGATAATTGTTCAATTTTGGCCAAATTCGTGGATATATAAGTCTATTGTTTCAGGTAAATATAGTATGTTTAGACAGAATAGCTGGGAATATGCAGTGGTGAGTTTTATATTTATTATATTCTTTACCTGGTTCTATACACAAATAACTTTAAAACCAGATGAAATGGCAGAGAATATGCATAAGTCTTCAGGATTTGTACCTGGTATTAGACCTGGAGAACCAACTGCAAGATATATTGAAAAAGTGCTTGATAAAGTTTCTATACTTTGGGGAGTTTTTGCTGGAGTAATAGCTGTGGCTCCAATGATTCTTGAATCGTACACTAAATTTCAAGGATTGTATTTTAGTGGAACCGGATTGCTAATAATAGTTGGAGTTGCTATTGAGACTATGAAAGCTATTGAAGCTCAACTGGTAATGAAACATTATGAAGGTTTCTTGAGTGAATAA
- the map gene encoding type I methionyl aminopeptidase encodes MIIIKSNREIDYMRKAGKVVEEALLRMEEVIKPGITTVYLDRIAEEFIRSQDAVPSFKGYYGFPSSICTSINQEVVHGIPDRNRVLQEGDIISIDCGAILNGYQGDAARTLPVGKVSDGAKNLINVTRDSFFKGVEKAIVGNRLSDISSAIQTYVESFGYSIVRDYVGHGIGKDMHEEPEVPNFGRPGRGPKLLHGMVLAIEPMVNAGKYYVSVQSNDWTVVTDDSSLSSHYENTVAILDNGPEILTFSQQR; translated from the coding sequence ATGATAATAATCAAAAGCAATAGAGAAATTGACTATATGAGGAAAGCGGGAAAAGTTGTAGAAGAAGCATTGCTTAGAATGGAAGAAGTTATAAAACCGGGAATAACAACTGTATATTTAGATAGAATAGCGGAGGAGTTCATAAGATCACAAGATGCTGTTCCATCATTTAAAGGATATTATGGGTTTCCATCTTCAATATGTACATCTATAAATCAGGAAGTTGTTCATGGAATTCCGGATAGAAATAGAGTGCTGCAGGAAGGCGATATAATAAGTATAGATTGTGGTGCTATTTTAAATGGATATCAAGGCGATGCAGCTAGAACTTTACCAGTAGGAAAGGTATCTGATGGAGCAAAAAATCTTATAAATGTAACTAGAGATAGTTTTTTCAAAGGTGTTGAAAAGGCAATTGTAGGTAATAGACTTTCAGATATATCTTCAGCCATTCAAACTTATGTAGAAAGTTTTGGATATTCTATTGTTAGAGATTACGTAGGCCATGGAATAGGAAAAGATATGCACGAGGAACCGGAAGTACCTAATTTTGGTAGACCAGGCAGAGGACCTAAGCTACTTCATGGCATGGTCTTAGCCATAGAACCTATGGTTAATGCTGGAAAATATTATGTTAGTGTACAATCAAATGATTGGACGGTAGTTACTGATGACAGCAGTTTATCATCACATTATGAAAATACTGTAGCTATTTTAGATAATGGACCTGAAATACTTACTTTTAGTCAACAGAGGTGA
- the infA gene encoding translation initiation factor IF-1 — translation MSKDDVIEMQGTVLEALPNAMFEVELESGQKILAHISGKLRMNFIRILPGDKVTVELSPYDLSRGRITWRAK, via the coding sequence ATGTCAAAAGATGATGTAATTGAAATGCAGGGAACAGTTTTAGAAGCCCTGCCAAACGCTATGTTTGAAGTAGAACTTGAAAGTGGTCAAAAAATATTAGCACACATTTCAGGAAAATTAAGAATGAATTTTATAAGAATATTACCTGGAGACAAAGTAACAGTTGAATTATCCCCATACGATTTAAGTCGAGGGAGAATAACTTGGAGAGCTAAGTAA